One Vicia villosa cultivar HV-30 ecotype Madison, WI unplaced genomic scaffold, Vvil1.0 ctg.000308F_1_1, whole genome shotgun sequence DNA segment encodes these proteins:
- the LOC131626579 gene encoding B3 domain-containing protein Os03g0120900-like — MSRNQSKVNLMEEVKGYSSDRGEEEEEDEGAEEMITITGEESNNSSRLQTQTHLQTAAQQEEEEDEETVVGNLNEKNEERKKEEDLMELRLGGSGSKSKSMSKEEGIECSNSKNEEEVEEEVEKEHMFDKVVTPSDVGKLNRLVIPKQHAEKYFPLDSSTNEKGLLLNFEDRNGKMWRFRYSYWNSSQSYVMTKGWSRFVKEKKLDAGDIVSFHRGRAESHRHRLYIDYRPRSHTHSPYSQHHHHHHHLMPQYPPNIATLPFYLPNHHFSSCGGVGVGARSLYNSSQYSPHLPNYSPAAAASSPILPPQYFNNNFYTTLHQHHQQQQYHSSAADHLVNNNMNPLFYLTSSPMTPPTSTMGGGGGGGGDIQHLPGPGSWQGQYQDQRNVNVNLPMNMIIDSVPVTQHHRSGNPTSNNNSSGKRLRLFGVNMECDSSSSSSSAPPNVTMANQSHSPSSTTTTTTTSGGDHHRGRLSQLFDLEPFNYRRH, encoded by the exons ATGAGCAGAAATCAAAGCAAAGTGAATTTGATGGAAGAAGTGAAAGGGTACTCTTCTGATAGaggtgaagaagaagaggaagatgaaggTGCAGAAGAGATGATCACAATTACAGGAGAAGAAAGCAACAACAGCAGCA GGTTACAGACACAGACACATTTACAGACAGCAGCGCaacaagaggaagaagaagatgaagaaacggTGGTTGGGAATTTGAATGAGAAgaatgaggagagaaagaaagaagaagatttGATGGAGTTGAGACTTGGAGGGAGTGGAAGCAAGAGCAAGAGCATGAGCAAGGAAGAAGGAATAGAGTGTTCGAATTCAAAGAACGAGGAAGAGGTAGAAGAAGAAGTCGAAAAAGAGCACATGTTTGACAAAGTAGTGACACCGAGTGACGTAGGGAAGCTGAATCGACTGGTGATACCGAAGCAACACGCAGAGAAGTACTTCCCTTTGGATTCTTCTACAAACGAGAAAGGGCTTCTTCTCAACTTTGAAGATCGGAATGGAAAAATGTGGCGATTCAGGTACTCGTATTGGAACAGTAGCCAGAGCTATGTGATGACAAAAGGATGGAGCCGTTTTGTTAAAGAGAAGAAGCTTGATGCAGGTGATATTGTTTCGTTTCACCGTGGCCGTGCTGAATCGCACAGACATAGATTGTACATAGATTATAGGCCAAGGTCACATACTCACTCTCCTTACTCTCAGCATCAtcatcaccaccaccacctcATGCCGCAGTATCCTCCTAACATCGCCACATTGCCTTTTTATCTTCCCAATCATCACTTCTCATCATGCGGCGGTGTTGGTGTGGGTGCTAGATCATTGTACAACTCCTCTCAATATTCACCTCATCTTCCAAATTACTCACCGGCGGCAGCTGCTTCTTCTCCAATACTGCCTCCTCAATATTTCAACAACAATTTCTATACTACACTCCATCaacaccaccaacaacaacagtACCATTCTTCTGCTGCTGATCACCttgttaataataatatgaaTCCTCTCTTTTACCTCACTTCCTCGCCTATGACGCCGCCGACATCAACAATGGGTGGTGGTGGAGGTGGAGGTGGGGATATTCAACACTTGCCGGGGCCGGGGTCTTGGCAAGGTCAATACCAAGATCAGAGAAATGTAAATGTGAATCTCCCCATGAACATGATAATTGATTCTGTGCCAGTTACACAGCACCACCGCAGCGGGAATCCCACCAGTAATAATAATAGCAGCGGAAAACGGCTGAGGCTATTTGGGGTCAACATGGAATGTGACTCTTCTTCATCATCCTCATCAGCACCACCAAATGTGACTATGGCTAATCAATCACATTCACCCTCTTCAACAACAACGACGACAACAACATCGGGTGGAGATCATCACCGAGGGAGACTTTCGCAGCTCTTTGATTTGGAACCCTTCAATTATCGCCGCCACTGA
- the LOC131626584 gene encoding uncharacterized protein LOC131626584, with the protein MVQLKKMLVAIWPEGPFSIFYCEMQRIGQWRKTVFSSEIYPIMINKSWIDKPIKSKEFKDGVVQFLDFAFSNAAVNGKILCPCITCGFNLSGNRVEVFAHLLRRGFPSKYTFWNMHGEKHIQRNVESEGQVETPPTRQRPMQDMLNDVFGVLIDQGVQDHGPSNPSNIEDPTSTEDISNEELKKIKDLMEDGNQELYPGCTKHSKLSFIVRLYHIKILCGATDKTFSMLIELLNDVFPFAKLPTSFYEAKKTIKRIGLSYNKIHACPNHCMLYWGSEEDEKRDECKICNTSRWKVVEKDGSSNGVSDGTKKKQKPAKILRYFPLIPRLQRLYMSSKTAESLKWHAMVANPDGLLRHPRDTKAWKEFNSFYPEFAFDPRNVRFALATDGFNPFGTLSSSNSIWPVMLYLYNYPPWYCMKPTSLIMSMIIPGPKMPGNKIDVYLQPLVAELNQLWIGVDAYDISTKEMFQMRAALFCTISDFPGLDNLSGWNTHTSFACPSCKFDTKSKRLKFGQKNCFMGHRQYLPHGHKYRYNTKSFDGYVEHSLVPHQMSGSSTLRQIEDYLKKARDEVLDDKNRTKDNLSARKDLQIMGIRPSLHPYPDPNSSKFPHSCFKMKAKEKDMFLKILKDVVFPDSYASNISRCVDTKKRKISGLKSHDSHILIEHLLPIAFRKTLPKEVASVLIELCNYFREISSKVLDVKNIEKLQQRISLTLCHMEMIFPPSFFTIMVHLVIHLGEEAMIAGPVHYRWMYPVERTLGHLKSYVRNKATPEGCIAEGYIMEECLTFCSRYFEDGDIETRFNRPRRNDDDNGINTSSESTILSNLFPALGKPIGAIKIVSLSHLDKIQAHRYVLTNCELVDKFREKCRIEVSRMHRGKRNSSKIVEEYVHKHFHEWFQEYVARKVDPDISDEISWLANGPNDIARRFNGYNIRGFKFRTQRKEQGFRTQNSGVVMSAFTKSFSTTGEPIEKSSDDMYYGKLVDIIELDYYGNLRVVLFKCVWADTRPNKGIKIDQFGIHSVNFSRLIHTGMNEIDEPFILATDARMVYYVDDPFEEGWSCELQLGRHVCRSEVILSTLIKKDGNYVNEEGKAMAEKISESLSEDKERTATIGVSSKINVYTDDAIAKICGAEHSGRVRGLGLGVCPTQAFGKRRHYTNFIQVGSFSQKNVEDLQKDVECLGEKLIGYEETKEKLTQTTEQLTHTTEQLAQAQHQLEVLQNFMKHKFGDELSIFNSNASPN; encoded by the exons ATGGTGCAACTCAAGAAAATGCTAGTAGCAATCTGGCCCGAAGGACCTTTCTCTATCTTTTACTGTGAAATGCAAAGAATTGGTCAGTGGAGAA AGACAGTGTTCAGCAGTGAG ATTTATCCAATTATGATAAATAAGAGTTGGATAGACAAACCAATAAAATCAAAAGAGTTTAAAGATGGGGTGGTCCAATTTTTGGACTTTGCCTTTTCTAATGCAGCAGTCAATGGAAAAATATTGTGTCCTTGTATTACATGCGGATTTAATCTTTCGGGTAATAGAGTTGAAGTATTTGCTCATCTCCTTCGAAGGGGATTTCCTAGcaagtacaccttttggaatatGCATGGGGAGAAACATATCCAACGCAATGTTGAATCAGAAGGCCAAGTAGAAACACCGCCAACTAGACAACGTCCAATGCAAGATATGTTAAATGATGTCTTTGGTGTCTTAATTGATCAAGGAGTTCAAGATCATGGGCCATCAAATCCTTCTAATATCGAGGACCCCACAAGTACGGAGGATATAAGTAATGAGGAGTTGAAAAAGATTAAAGATTTGATGGAAGATGGAAATCAAGAACTCTATCCTGGATGCACAAAACATAGCAAACTATCATTCATTGTTCGTCTCTACCATATAAAAATTTTATGTGGTGCCACAGATAAAACATTTTCGATGCTTATTgaacttctaaatgatgtttttcCCTTTGCTAAACTACCAACTTCTTTCTATGAAGCAAAAAAGACGATCAAGAGGATAGGTTTGAGTTATAATAAGATTCATGCTTGTCCAAATCACTGCATGTTGTATTGGGGGTCAGAAGAGGATGAGAAGAGAGATGAATGCAAGATATGTAATACATCTAGATGGAAAGTAGTAGAAAAGGATGGTTCTTCAAATGGTGTAAGTGATGGTacgaaaaagaaacaaaaaccaGCAAAAATATTGCGATACTTCCCACTTATACCAAGGTTGCAAAGGTTGTACATGTCTTCTAAAACTGCAGAGTCATTGAAATGGCATGCTATGGTGGCAAATCCTGATGGGTTGTTAAGGCATCCTAGAGATACTAAAGCATGGAAAGAGTTCAATTCATTTTATCCAGAATTTGCGTTTGATCCTCGTAATGTCCGATTCGCATTAGCTACTGATGGTTTCAATCCATTTGGAACTTTAAGTTCTTCAAACAGCATTTGGCCTGTAATGTTGTATCTTTATAACTATCCTCCATGGTATTGTATGAAGCCAACTTCTCTTATCATGTCAATGATAATTCCCGGACCTAAGATGCCTGGAAATAAAATTGATGTTTACTTGCAGCCTTTAGTTGCTGAGTTAAATCAATTGTGGATTGGTGTTGATGCTTATGATATCTCTACTAAAGAAATGTTTCAAATGAGAGCTGCATTATTTTGTACAATTAGTGACTTTCCAGGTCTTGATAACTTATCTGGGTGGAACACACACACGTCGTTTGCTTGTCCATCATGTAAGTTTGATACAAAATCTAAAAGGCTTAAGTTTGGTCAGAAAAATTGTTTCATGGGTCACCGCCAATATTTACCCCATGGTCATAAGTACAGGTACAATACAAAGTCCTTTGATGGATATGTGGAACATAGTCTTGTGCCTCATCAAATGTCAGGTTCATCGACACTACGACAAATTGAGGATTATCTAAAAAAGGCTCGTGATGAAG TGCTTGATGACAAAAATAGAACAAAAGATAATCTTTCTGCTCGTAAAGACTTGCAAATTATGGGAATTAGACCAAGTCTTCATCCATATCCAGATCCCAATTCCTCTAAATTTCCTCATTCATGCTTTAAAATGAAAGCTAAGGAAAAAGACATGTTCCTAAAAATTCTTAAAGATGTGGTTTTTCCTGATAGTTATGCATCAAATATTTCTAGATGTGTTGATACTAAGAAACGCAAAATATCTGGTCTAAAGAGTCATGACTCACACATTCTGATTGAACATCTTCTACCAATTGCTTTTAGAAAAACTCTTCCAAAAGAAGTTGCTTCAGTGTTGATTGAGTTATGTAACTACTTTAGAGAAATTTCATCAAAGGTTCTAGATGTCAAGAATATAGAGAAACTACAACAAAGAATTTCTCTAACCCTTTGCCATATGGAGATGATATTTCCTCCTTCTTTTTTCACTATTATGGTTCATTTAGTCATTCATTTGGGAGAGGAAGCAATGATTGCAGGTCCAGTGCATTAtagatggatgtaccctgttgaaag gacCCTTGGCCATTTAAAATCATATGTTCGTAATAAGGCTACACCAGAAGGTTGTATAGCTGAAGGATACATTATGGAAGAATGCCTCACATTTTGTTCAAGATATTTTGAAGATGGAGATATTGAAACGAGGTTCAACCGACCAAGACgcaatgatgatgataatgggATCAATACTAGTAGTGAGTCCACTATCTTGTCAAATTTATTTCCAGCATTAGGTAAGCCTATTGGAGCCATCAAGATTGTTTCACTCTCGCACTTGGATAAGATACAAGCTCATCGTTACGTGTTAACTAATTGTGAATTAGTAGACAAATTTCGTGA GAAATGCAGAATTGAGGTCTCTAGGATGCACCGCGGCAAGAGAAATTCGTCAAAAATTGTGGAAGAATACGTTCACAAACATTTTCATGAGTGGTTTCAAGAATAT GTTGCAAGAAAGGTTGATCCAGATATTTCCGATGAAATTAGTTGGCTTGCAAACGGACCAAATGATATTGCGAGGAGATTTAATGGGTATAACATTCGTGGATTTAAGTTTCGTACCCAAAGGAAGGAGCAAGGTTTTAGAACTCAAAACAGTGGTGTTGTTATGTCAGCTTTTACCAAGAGTTTTTCAACTACAGGGGAGCCTATTGAAAAATCAAGTGATGACATGTACTATGGGAAATTGGTTGACATCATAGAACTTGATTACTATGGTAATCTAAGGGTTGTGCTCTTCAAATGTGTTTGGGCAGATACTAGACCTAACAAAGGAATCAAGATAGATCAATTTGGAATACATAGTGTGAATTTTTCTCGCTTGATACACACTGGCATGAATGAAATAGATGAACCATTCATCCTTGCTACTGATGCTAGAATGGTGTATTATGTTGATGATCCatttgaagaaggttggtctTGT GAGCTACAATTAGGGAGGCACGTTTGTCGAAGCGAGGTTATTTTATCAACTTTAATAAAGAAGGATGGAAATTATGTGAACGAAGAAGGAAAGGCCATGGCT GAGAAGATTTCAGAGAGCTTGTCTGAAGATAAAGAACGTACCGCCACAATAGGTGTCTCATCAAAGATTAATGTGTACACTGATGATGCCATTGCAAAAATATGTGGAGCTGAACACTCAGGTCGAGTACGTGGTTTAGGCTTAGGAGTTTGTCCTACTCAAGCTTTTGGAAAACGAAGACATTACACAAATTTTATTCAAGTTGGTAGCTTTAGTCAAAAGAATGTTGAAGACTTGCAGAAGGATGTAGAATGTTTGGGAGAAAAACTAATTGGATATGAAGAGACTAAAGAAAAACTTACACAAACCACCGAACAACTCACACATACCACTGAGCAACTTGCACAAGCACAACATCAATTGGAGGTTCTTCAAAACTTCATGAAGCATAAATTTGGCGATGAGTTATCTATTTTCAATAGCAATGCTTCTCCAAATTAG